The following coding sequences are from one uncultured Desulfobacter sp. window:
- the dapF gene encoding diaminopimelate epimerase, with the protein MRIDFWKMHGLGNDFIVLDDRDKAIAGHIDYADLAINLCHRRFGIGADGIILVRNSDTHDIRFVIINSDGSEPEMCGNGMRCFAKYLYENDIFVKDEMRVQTLAGTVVPRIEKKQGGRVESVCVDMGVPKLAPDQIPFVHDGKTALDVPIETGQGMLSVSCVSMGNPHAVIFVDDLSVVDIETIGPMVETHPRFPEKTNVEFIEVISDSQIKMRVWERGAGVTLACGTGACAAAAAAHLTGRAGRQVRVHLDGGDLDISWNESGGHIFKTGPAQTVFKGTIEF; encoded by the coding sequence ATGCGTATCGATTTCTGGAAAATGCATGGGCTCGGCAATGATTTTATCGTGCTGGATGACCGGGATAAGGCCATTGCCGGGCACATTGACTATGCCGATTTGGCTATCAATTTGTGCCACCGCAGATTCGGCATCGGTGCCGACGGGATTATCCTGGTTCGAAATTCCGATACCCATGATATCCGGTTTGTGATCATCAATTCAGACGGGTCTGAACCTGAGATGTGCGGTAACGGCATGCGCTGTTTTGCCAAATACCTGTACGAGAATGATATTTTTGTCAAAGATGAAATGAGGGTTCAAACCCTGGCCGGAACCGTGGTGCCCCGGATTGAAAAAAAACAGGGAGGCCGGGTGGAATCCGTATGCGTGGATATGGGCGTTCCCAAGCTCGCTCCAGACCAGATCCCGTTTGTTCATGACGGGAAGACGGCCCTTGACGTGCCCATTGAAACAGGGCAGGGCATGTTGTCCGTATCCTGTGTCTCCATGGGGAACCCCCATGCCGTGATTTTTGTGGATGATTTGTCCGTGGTGGACATTGAAACCATTGGGCCCATGGTGGAGACCCATCCGCGTTTCCCTGAAAAAACCAATGTGGAGTTCATTGAGGTGATCTCTGACAGCCAAATAAAGATGCGGGTATGGGAGCGCGGGGCCGGAGTGACCCTTGCCTGCGGCACCGGGGCCTGTGCTGCGGCTGCGGCTGCCCACCTGACCGGACGGGCAGGGCGGCAGGTTCGTGTTCATCTGGACGGCGGGGATCTGGATATTTCTTGGAATGAATCCGGCGGTCATATATTTAAGACCGGTCCTGCACAGACTGTCTTTAAGGGAACCATTGAATTTTAA
- a CDS encoding thiazole synthase, translating to MNDDTLLLGGKEFSNRLLTGTGKFGNHGQIPKMLAASGSQMITVALRRVDITEQSENILEYIPKDVTLLPNTSGARTAEQAVRVARIAREAGCGDFIKIEVITDMKYLMPDNWETLKATEILAKEGFKVLPYVLPDLPLAKRLENAGAAAVMPLGAPIGTNRGLETKPLIAMLIENASVPIVVDAGIGKPSQAAAAMEMGADAVLVNTAIATANDPEAMGRAFDLAVKAGRAAYLAEMAEASTHARASSPLTGFLDE from the coding sequence ATGAATGACGATACATTGTTATTAGGCGGAAAAGAATTCAGTAACCGGTTGCTGACCGGTACCGGGAAATTCGGCAACCACGGACAGATCCCCAAGATGCTTGCGGCCAGCGGTTCGCAGATGATCACGGTGGCGCTGCGTCGTGTGGACATCACGGAACAGTCTGAAAATATTTTGGAATACATCCCCAAAGACGTGACCCTGCTGCCCAATACATCGGGTGCCCGCACCGCAGAGCAGGCCGTGCGCGTTGCCCGGATCGCCCGGGAGGCCGGTTGCGGTGATTTCATCAAGATCGAGGTGATCACCGACATGAAGTATCTGATGCCGGATAACTGGGAGACCTTGAAGGCAACGGAGATTCTGGCCAAAGAAGGGTTCAAGGTGCTGCCCTATGTGCTGCCGGATCTGCCCCTGGCCAAACGTCTGGAAAACGCAGGGGCGGCGGCGGTTATGCCTTTAGGCGCCCCCATCGGAACCAACCGGGGGCTGGAGACCAAACCGCTGATTGCCATGCTGATTGAAAACGCATCCGTCCCCATTGTTGTGGATGCGGGCATCGGCAAGCCGTCCCAGGCGGCGGCGGCAATGGAAATGGGCGCGGACGCGGTGCTGGTGAATACCGCCATTGCCACGGCCAATGATCCGGAAGCTATGGGCCGCGCCTTTGATTTGGCGGTTAAGGCCGGGCGGGCGGCGTATCTGGCCGAGATGGCCGAAGCGTCCACCCATGCCCGGGCGTCTTCTCCACTTACCGGATTTCTTGACGAATAA
- a CDS encoding HRDC domain-containing protein — protein MVYQFVTTDKELADVCRKLEPCEIIGVDLEADSMHCFSEKICLIQIAGPDQAWLVDPFLIDDFSPFSKILENPKIIKVFHGSDFDVRSLDRELAVEIENLFDTEIACRFLNIKARGLGALLKTFFDIDVDKKYQKVDWSKRPLKEEMIAYSVGDVATLVQLHDLLKDRLEKIGRLSWAQEEFDLQARVKYENNHIRPLFKKFKGAGKLDNRSLAVLEHLLEVRISQAEKKDLPPFKIMSNQSIMTMVQHRPASVEAILKHRALSPKQAGMYGQLCVDAVQTAVALPHRELPSYPRTRMPRKSSKVLARIDALKQMREAASKTLAMEPGFLINNNTISAVASDKPSCVEDLFEIPGMRNWHVEALGDQILEILSKVK, from the coding sequence GTGGTTTATCAGTTTGTAACAACGGACAAAGAGCTGGCAGACGTCTGCCGGAAACTTGAACCCTGTGAGATAATTGGTGTGGATCTGGAAGCCGATTCCATGCACTGTTTTTCAGAAAAGATCTGTCTGATCCAGATTGCAGGCCCGGATCAGGCCTGGCTGGTGGATCCTTTTTTGATTGATGATTTCTCGCCTTTTTCAAAAATTCTTGAAAATCCAAAGATTATCAAGGTGTTTCATGGGTCCGATTTTGATGTCAGAAGCCTGGATCGTGAGTTGGCCGTTGAGATTGAAAACCTGTTTGATACCGAGATCGCCTGCCGGTTTTTAAATATAAAAGCCCGGGGGCTGGGGGCGTTGCTGAAAACCTTTTTTGATATTGATGTGGATAAAAAATACCAGAAGGTGGACTGGTCAAAACGGCCCTTGAAAGAGGAGATGATCGCCTACAGTGTAGGGGATGTGGCAACGCTTGTTCAGCTGCATGACCTGTTAAAGGATCGCCTTGAAAAGATCGGGCGCTTGTCCTGGGCCCAGGAAGAGTTTGATCTGCAGGCCCGGGTCAAATACGAAAACAATCATATCAGGCCTTTGTTTAAAAAGTTTAAAGGCGCCGGCAAACTTGATAATAGAAGCCTTGCCGTGCTTGAGCACCTGCTGGAAGTCCGGATTTCCCAGGCAGAGAAAAAGGATCTGCCGCCCTTTAAAATCATGTCCAACCAATCCATCATGACCATGGTGCAGCACAGGCCGGCCAGTGTCGAGGCGATTTTAAAGCACCGGGCGCTCAGCCCCAAACAGGCCGGCATGTACGGGCAGTTGTGCGTTGACGCCGTTCAAACCGCCGTTGCCTTGCCCCATCGGGAACTGCCCTCGTACCCTAGAACCCGGATGCCCCGAAAATCTTCTAAGGTGCTTGCCCGCATTGATGCATTGAAGCAGATGCGTGAGGCCGCCTCCAAAACCCTGGCCATGGAGCCTGGATTTTTGATCAACAACAATACGATTTCAGCCGTGGCCTCGGACAAGCCGTCATGTGTCGAAGATTTGTTTGAGATTCCGGGTATGCGCAACTGGCATGTTGAGGCGCTTGGGGATCAGATTCTGGAAATCCTGTCCAAAGTCAAGTAA
- a CDS encoding transporter substrate-binding domain-containing protein, producing MGKVYFLLGQILARMTFFCVMFTAVFAHAGINNDLLTPEEKAYIQSKKSISVGIIDNEPPYSFFSRGEIKGFSIDLLHLLEQASGLKFNFVLGSWFNVYSSFQNGHLDVIDQISFTQERTHWMLFTPAYHVKTLVLFMRTADIPHPFKGVASLEGKRIGIIQDIYYEKILRENDHISVYEYDDYISLMKALSFGWVDAVVASEMTGRFVVRDNSLSGIGVAGPVNAKGLSEEDFRLGISRKAPRLQTILTKLLNAVPAQTLETLIQKWSQYPYKDNGVSMPPLTDEENAFIAAHPSFSMGMMPDFAPYSFVSHGHQVGYSASLLRIISERTGLNFSYVVDDWPNVFYLFKTGQIDAIANISYAENRTKFTRYTDAYHQIPRVVFVRNDFKNYQGIGSLKGRRVGITRDVFYEKQISRLAGDGLREYDDHTSIMRDLSFGKLDAVVTSLNTGSHYVRKLGLVNLVIAGEAMKAEDLRFGVRPDLAPLAGIINKALRSLSASDRQLLEAAWFSPQAGDAVTDYTLQFSDKEVAYLEKKKKLILCVIPDNLPFGTVESDGRHIGIDADFMALFGKQIPIPLVVKKNNSWAQVLEQMKQRQCDLCMDAMKTPDKQRYMDFTDPYLTVPNVIATSVNAPFIDDFRKFMDRPMGVIKASSISELLKTTYPAMNLIEMNSELDGIHEVQRGTLFGMISTMTDIGYHLRQEKIVDIKIAGKMPYDLKASIGTRNDEPLLGDIFQKLVLSLSEKQKSQVMDHWLSVKVEEKFDYSPFWKVLGVVAALAIVTLFWVHKVRRLNRKLMDANRALKELSRTDGLTGLFNRRFFDEEFTRIFNLCKRSELCFSVIILDIDFFKKINDTHGHPAGDACLKHFSSILMERFRRNSDIVCRFGGEEFGIICTGKNVAKVHAHVEALRRHMPDDVLTHNEARIRFTISAGIYSMVPQTDTPENLYLDMADKALYQAKNNGRNQVVDLSAPRDKHQ from the coding sequence ATGGGAAAGGTGTACTTTCTTTTAGGACAAATACTTGCACGCATGACATTTTTCTGTGTGATGTTTACGGCCGTATTTGCCCATGCCGGAATAAACAACGATCTACTGACCCCGGAAGAAAAAGCATATATCCAGTCTAAAAAAAGTATCAGCGTCGGCATTATAGATAACGAGCCGCCTTATTCGTTTTTTTCCCGGGGCGAGATAAAAGGGTTCTCCATTGATCTGCTTCATCTTTTGGAACAGGCATCAGGCCTGAAATTCAACTTTGTTCTGGGTAGTTGGTTTAATGTCTATTCCTCATTTCAAAACGGGCACCTGGATGTAATTGACCAGATATCCTTCACCCAAGAGCGCACCCATTGGATGCTTTTCACCCCGGCTTATCATGTTAAGACGCTTGTCCTGTTCATGCGGACTGCCGATATCCCCCATCCATTTAAAGGTGTTGCAAGTCTTGAGGGCAAACGGATCGGCATTATCCAGGATATTTATTACGAAAAGATCTTAAGAGAGAATGACCATATAAGCGTTTATGAGTATGATGACTATATATCGCTGATGAAGGCACTCTCTTTTGGCTGGGTAGATGCTGTGGTGGCAAGTGAAATGACCGGACGCTTTGTTGTCCGTGACAACAGCCTGTCCGGCATCGGCGTGGCAGGGCCTGTTAACGCCAAGGGCCTCTCCGAAGAGGATTTTCGCCTGGGCATCTCCCGGAAAGCGCCCCGGCTCCAGACGATTCTGACCAAACTTTTAAATGCCGTTCCCGCCCAAACGCTTGAGACATTAATCCAGAAATGGAGTCAATATCCATACAAGGACAACGGGGTCTCCATGCCGCCGCTTACCGATGAGGAAAACGCATTTATTGCGGCCCATCCCAGCTTCTCCATGGGCATGATGCCTGATTTTGCTCCCTACAGTTTTGTCAGCCATGGGCATCAGGTTGGATACAGTGCCTCTTTGCTCAGGATTATTTCAGAGCGAACCGGATTAAACTTTTCCTATGTTGTGGATGATTGGCCCAATGTTTTTTATCTTTTTAAAACCGGCCAGATAGATGCCATTGCCAATATTTCTTATGCCGAAAACCGCACAAAATTTACCCGGTACACAGATGCATATCACCAGATTCCCAGGGTGGTATTTGTGCGCAACGATTTTAAAAACTACCAGGGAATCGGCAGCCTTAAAGGGCGAAGGGTGGGGATCACCCGGGATGTATTTTATGAAAAGCAGATTTCCCGGCTGGCCGGAGACGGATTGCGGGAATACGACGACCATACCTCCATAATGAGAGACCTCTCCTTTGGTAAACTGGACGCGGTGGTGACCTCCCTGAACACAGGGAGTCATTATGTCCGGAAACTGGGGCTGGTCAACCTGGTTATTGCCGGCGAGGCGATGAAGGCCGAAGACCTGCGATTTGGGGTTCGGCCGGATCTGGCCCCCCTGGCCGGTATTATTAACAAAGCGCTGCGATCCCTGTCCGCATCCGACCGGCAGCTGCTTGAAGCCGCCTGGTTCTCTCCCCAGGCCGGAGATGCGGTCACCGACTATACCCTCCAATTTTCCGATAAAGAGGTTGCCTATCTGGAGAAAAAGAAAAAGCTGATACTTTGTGTCATCCCGGACAACCTGCCGTTTGGAACGGTGGAGAGTGACGGCCGTCACATTGGAATCGACGCAGATTTCATGGCGCTGTTTGGAAAACAGATCCCCATCCCCCTGGTGGTGAAAAAAAACAATAGCTGGGCACAAGTGCTCGAACAGATGAAACAACGCCAATGCGATCTTTGCATGGATGCCATGAAAACGCCTGACAAGCAAAGGTACATGGATTTTACCGATCCATATCTCACCGTCCCCAACGTCATTGCCACATCCGTCAATGCACCGTTCATAGATGATTTCCGCAAATTTATGGACCGCCCCATGGGAGTTATCAAGGCGTCATCGATCTCAGAACTTTTAAAGACCACTTACCCTGCCATGAACCTTATAGAAATGAACAGCGAGCTTGACGGTATCCATGAAGTCCAGCGGGGAACTCTTTTCGGGATGATCAGCACCATGACGGATATCGGCTATCATCTGCGCCAGGAAAAAATTGTGGATATCAAAATCGCCGGTAAAATGCCCTACGACCTGAAGGCGAGCATCGGCACGAGAAATGATGAGCCCCTGCTGGGAGATATTTTCCAAAAGCTGGTCCTGTCCCTCTCTGAAAAACAAAAATCCCAGGTGATGGACCATTGGCTCAGTGTAAAGGTCGAAGAAAAATTTGACTACTCTCCCTTCTGGAAGGTACTGGGCGTGGTCGCGGCCCTGGCCATCGTCACCCTTTTCTGGGTCCATAAGGTGCGCAGGCTCAACCGGAAGCTGATGGATGCCAACCGTGCATTGAAAGAATTAAGCCGCACAGACGGACTGACCGGACTTTTCAACCGCCGTTTTTTTGATGAGGAGTTCACCCGGATCTTTAACCTGTGCAAACGCAGCGAATTGTGTTTTTCAGTAATCATCCTGGATATTGATTTTTTTAAAAAAATCAACGACACCCATGGCCACCCTGCCGGGGATGCCTGCCTCAAGCATTTCAGCTCGATTCTCATGGAACGATTCCGGCGCAATTCCGATATTGTTTGCCGGTTTGGCGGTGAGGAATTCGGTATTATCTGTACCGGGAAAAATGTCGCAAAGGTTCACGCCCATGTTGAGGCGCTGCGCAGGCATATGCCAGACGATGTTTTAACCCATAACGAAGCGCGGATCAGATTCACCATCAGTGCAGGAATTTACTCAATGGTGCCCCAGACCGATACGCCTGAAAATTTATATTTGGACATGGCGGACAAGGCCCTGTATCAGGCAAAAAACAACGGGAGAAATCAAGTGGTAGATTTAAGTGCCCCCCGTGACAAACACCAATAG
- a CDS encoding serine protease, with amino-acid sequence MRIYFSIIMVFLIFFLSPASALENAVLQDRDAYMADLVSTIKAATVSVGTYSFKDVPMVQFRGTGFAIADGSRIVTNQHVVDAIKEKDRMFNLRIFHTNLPGKGVKASLVAEDPFHDLAILEMEGKLPALPMAKDGSLKEGHQVAFTGFPIGFVLGLNATTHTGTVSAIAPVILPSPHGSLIKGDMVKYLKDPWDIIQLDAVAFPGNSGSPVYRIATGEVVGVINKVFVKGKKEFVLKEPTGITYAVPVSFVRKLNRSIKK; translated from the coding sequence ATGAGAATCTATTTTAGCATCATCATGGTCTTTCTTATTTTTTTCCTTTCCCCGGCATCTGCCCTGGAAAATGCTGTGTTACAGGATCGGGATGCTTACATGGCCGACCTGGTGTCAACGATAAAGGCCGCCACCGTATCCGTGGGGACCTATTCTTTCAAGGATGTCCCCATGGTCCAGTTCCGGGGCACCGGCTTTGCCATCGCCGACGGCAGCCGGATCGTGACCAATCAGCATGTGGTCGATGCCATTAAAGAAAAGGACCGTATGTTCAATCTGCGCATTTTTCATACGAATTTGCCGGGCAAAGGGGTCAAGGCCTCCCTGGTCGCCGAAGACCCGTTCCATGACCTGGCCATACTGGAGATGGAAGGCAAACTGCCTGCCTTGCCCATGGCCAAAGACGGGTCCCTTAAAGAGGGTCACCAGGTGGCATTCACCGGGTTTCCCATTGGTTTTGTCCTCGGCCTCAATGCCACCACCCACACAGGAACGGTGTCGGCCATCGCCCCGGTCATCCTGCCCAGCCCCCACGGCAGCCTGATCAAAGGAGACATGGTCAAATATCTGAAAGACCCCTGGGATATTATCCAGCTGGATGCCGTTGCCTTTCCGGGAAACAGCGGCAGTCCGGTTTATCGCATTGCCACAGGAGAAGTCGTCGGGGTTATTAATAAGGTGTTTGTTAAAGGGAAAAAAGAGTTTGTTCTCAAAGAACCCACGGGAATCACCTATGCCGTTCCCGTCAGTTTTGTCCGAAAGCTTAACCGCTCCATTAAAAAATAA
- the thiH gene encoding 2-iminoacetate synthase ThiH, giving the protein MSFYEVVEQYRDFDVPRFFDQVTDEQIILSMAKDKPGPMDFLTLLSPRAAGHLEAMARKAHQITVQYFGRTIQMFIPLYISNHCSNGCAYCGFNHKNPILRRKLTLEEIEVEAKAIAETGMQHVLFLTGEAPHMTPMSYLVDASRLLKKYFASVAIEVYPLEVDEYQKLYGAGVDSMTMFQETYDEDVYKRVHLAGKKMDYQWRLNGPERAAKGGMRVVNLGALLGLSEPRREMFFTGLHARYLENKYIDTEVAISLPRFNEAEGDFQPDYLVNDKTFVQFMTALRIFLPRSGLTVSTRENATFRDRILPLGVTRYSAGSSTGVGGYTEVPDGQTPQFEITDARSVAQVADAILAQGYQPIYKDWDFI; this is encoded by the coding sequence ATGTCATTCTACGAGGTCGTTGAGCAGTACCGTGATTTTGATGTACCCAGATTTTTTGACCAGGTGACCGATGAGCAGATCATCCTGAGTATGGCCAAGGACAAGCCCGGTCCCATGGACTTTTTAACCCTGCTGAGCCCCAGGGCGGCCGGCCACCTTGAGGCCATGGCCCGAAAAGCTCACCAGATCACCGTTCAGTATTTCGGACGTACGATCCAGATGTTCATTCCACTGTACATCTCCAACCATTGCAGCAACGGCTGTGCCTATTGCGGGTTTAATCACAAAAATCCCATCCTTCGCCGCAAGCTCACTCTGGAGGAGATTGAGGTCGAGGCCAAGGCCATTGCCGAGACCGGCATGCAGCATGTGCTTTTTCTTACGGGCGAAGCCCCGCACATGACGCCCATGTCGTACCTAGTGGATGCGTCGCGGCTGCTTAAAAAATATTTTGCATCCGTGGCCATCGAAGTCTACCCCCTTGAGGTTGATGAGTATCAAAAGCTCTACGGGGCCGGTGTCGATTCCATGACCATGTTCCAGGAAACCTACGACGAAGATGTGTATAAACGGGTTCACCTGGCCGGCAAAAAGATGGATTACCAGTGGCGGCTCAACGGGCCTGAACGTGCCGCCAAGGGCGGCATGCGGGTTGTTAATCTCGGGGCGCTGCTTGGGTTGTCCGAGCCGCGCCGGGAGATGTTTTTCACCGGACTGCATGCCAGGTATCTTGAAAATAAGTATATCGACACCGAGGTGGCCATCTCTTTGCCCCGGTTTAACGAGGCCGAAGGCGATTTTCAACCCGATTATCTGGTGAACGACAAAACCTTTGTTCAATTCATGACCGCACTGCGCATCTTTTTGCCACGTTCGGGACTGACCGTCTCCACCCGTGAAAACGCCACCTTTCGCGACCGCATTCTCCCCCTGGGGGTGACACGGTACTCTGCCGGGTCAAGCACCGGAGTGGGCGGCTATACGGAGGTCCCCGACGGCCAGACCCCGCAATTTGAAATTACCGATGCCCGCAGTGTGGCCCAGGTGGCCGATGCGATTCTGGCCCAGGGTTACCAGCCCATTTACAAAGACTGGGACTTCATATGA
- the thiF gene encoding sulfur carrier protein ThiS adenylyltransferase ThiF, whose product MMKIGIAGVGGIGSNVALNLVRSGVTRLKLVDFDRVESGNLNRQFYFVDQIGLFKVEALKINLSRINPAVVLDALVQRIDGQNCAELFVDCDLIVEGFDRQADKKMLIETFADTKTLVAASGIAGADLAGIRSRRMGNCCIAGDFATDCDQAQLYSHKVTTVANYMSEFILRQPGVIQD is encoded by the coding sequence ATGATGAAAATCGGTATTGCCGGGGTGGGCGGTATCGGTTCCAACGTGGCCCTGAACCTGGTTCGAAGCGGTGTCACCCGGCTCAAGCTGGTCGATTTCGACCGGGTGGAGTCCGGCAACCTGAATCGCCAGTTTTATTTTGTCGACCAGATTGGACTGTTCAAGGTAGAAGCGCTTAAAATCAACCTGAGCCGCATCAACCCAGCGGTGGTCCTTGACGCGCTGGTCCAGCGCATTGACGGACAAAACTGCGCTGAATTGTTTGTTGACTGCGATTTGATCGTTGAAGGCTTTGACCGCCAGGCGGATAAAAAAATGCTCATTGAAACCTTTGCCGATACAAAAACCTTGGTGGCAGCGTCCGGTATTGCCGGTGCCGATCTGGCAGGCATACGGTCTCGCCGAATGGGCAACTGCTGTATTGCCGGAGATTTTGCCACCGATTGTGATCAGGCACAGCTTTACAGCCACAAGGTCACCACCGTTGCCAATTACATGAGTGAATTTATTCTTCGGCAACCGGGTGTGATTCAAGACTAA
- the thiS gene encoding sulfur carrier protein ThiS, which translates to MNIFVNGIRESIEPCTLAQFIALKKLDAGALVVELNRQIIKQEFWPTTELKDDDRLEMLSFVGGG; encoded by the coding sequence ATGAATATTTTTGTTAACGGAATACGGGAAAGTATAGAACCTTGCACTTTGGCCCAGTTCATCGCCTTGAAAAAGCTTGATGCAGGGGCGCTGGTTGTTGAACTCAACCGGCAAATCATCAAACAGGAATTTTGGCCGACAACTGAATTGAAGGACGACGATCGCCTGGAGATGCTCAGTTTTGTCGGAGGAGGCTGA
- a CDS encoding carbonic anhydrase, with protein sequence MNLSRRNVLKGMALFTAGLAVPPLGLSSVFAGDGHGHGTRKIVSPEDAIAMLRDGNKRYASMHRQGDPGVGPHARQPLTKGQWPYATILCCSDSRVPPELIFDEGLGRLFIVRVAGNFLDPALLGSIEYASMHSTSRLIMVMSHESCGAVGAAVNAFENPGFNETSGINSIVNNLMPAVMLAKKETGLSGADLVEAAAKKNVQLTVEQIAQQSDALRKMQDGGELKIVGGYYSLKTGEVDIWA encoded by the coding sequence ATGAATCTATCACGTCGTAATGTACTCAAGGGGATGGCCCTGTTTACAGCCGGCTTGGCTGTTCCACCCCTGGGCCTTTCTTCTGTTTTTGCCGGCGACGGACATGGTCACGGCACCCGAAAAATTGTTTCGCCTGAAGACGCGATTGCTATGCTGCGTGACGGCAATAAACGCTATGCATCCATGCACCGCCAGGGCGACCCCGGTGTGGGTCCGCATGCCCGTCAGCCGCTGACCAAAGGTCAATGGCCGTATGCGACGATTCTCTGCTGTTCCGATTCCCGGGTACCTCCGGAACTGATTTTTGATGAAGGCTTAGGCCGTCTTTTTATTGTCCGGGTTGCGGGCAATTTTCTTGATCCCGCTTTGTTGGGCAGTATTGAGTATGCGTCCATGCATTCAACCAGCAGGCTTATCATGGTGATGAGCCATGAATCCTGCGGTGCGGTGGGCGCTGCGGTAAACGCTTTTGAAAACCCGGGCTTCAACGAAACCTCCGGCATTAACAGCATTGTCAATAATCTGATGCCTGCGGTTATGCTGGCCAAAAAAGAGACCGGGTTGAGCGGTGCCGACCTGGTTGAGGCGGCGGCAAAGAAAAATGTTCAGCTTACAGTTGAGCAAATTGCCCAGCAAAGTGACGCCCTGCGTAAGATGCAGGACGGCGGTGAATTGAAAATTGTCGGCGGATATTATTCTCTGAAAACAGGCGAAGTTGATATCTGGGCCTGA